In Rosa chinensis cultivar Old Blush chromosome 1, RchiOBHm-V2, whole genome shotgun sequence, a genomic segment contains:
- the LOC112166007 gene encoding F-box/kelch-repeat protein At3g23880 codes for MDSSCDYLLVQTGSAKSLFCAKTFVKYMDLDLPSCEMYLGFNDFFVYGSCNGLLCICANHAYGPLNSSMYMWNPSNRKIKRLPQGLYQNVGINVSLGFGFHRQKNDYKVVKIVHGEIMYKVEVYSLRLNSWRELGAVLPIWSYSTYLNKSAIHVNGVVYWMVKEKNSARSFILSFDMDNEVFQKMELPEKLVGGIGSVSIQVFEKSLSLIHLREDEDNLVRHVSYCDIWVMGLETWKMIRTILLPQVRLYPAYGRMAWPLSFTTDGVYIVRLDEKEFQTLVLFDPISQEAEAITRVKPGFYGYITYIYMEVHAYKETLILLD; via the coding sequence ATGGATAGTTCTTGTGACTATTTACTTGTCCAGACTGGTAGTGCAAAGTCACTCTTTTGTGCAAAAACATTTGTCAAGTATATGGACTTAGATCTTCCAAGTTGCGAGATGTATCTCGGTTTCAATGACTTCTTTGTTTATGGTTCGTGCAATGGATTGCTGTGCATCTGTGCTAACCATGCATATGGGCCTTTGAACAGTTCCATGTATATGTGGAATCCATCGAACAGAAAAATCAAGAGACTTCCACAAGGTCTTTACCAAAATGTGGGTATTAATGTCAGTCTCGGGTTTGGATTTCACCGTCAGAAAAACGACTATAAAGTTGTGAAGATTGTACATGGGGAAATTATGTACAAAGTTGAGGTCTACTCCCTTAGATTGAATTCATGGAGAGAACTTGGTGCAGTTCTCCCCATTTGGTCCTACTCTACATACCTAAACAAATCTGCAATACATGTCAATGGAGTTGTGTACTGGATGGTAAAGGAGAAAAACTCTGCAAGAtctttcatactttcttttgatATGGACAATGAGGTTTTCCAAAAGATGGAACTCCCTGAGAAACTAGTCGGAGGGATTGGTTCTGTTAGTATCCAAGTGTTTGAGAAATCCCTTTCTTTGATACACTTGAGAGAAGATGAGGATAATCTTGTAAGGCATGTTTCTTACTGTGACATCTGGGTTATGGGACTGGAAACATGGAAAATGATTCGCACGATTCTTCTACCGCAAGTGAGACTTTATCCAGCATATGGACGTATGGCATGGCCATTGAGCTTTACAACAGATGGAGTTTATATTGTAAGGCTGGATGAAAAAGAATTCCAAACTTTGGTTTTATTTGATCCTATATCGCAAGAAGCTGAGGCAATAACTAGAGTTAAACCGGGTTTTTATGGCTACATTACCTACATATACATGGAGGTCCACGCTTATAAAGAAACTCTAATTTTACTCGACTGA